One Luteibacter sp. 9135 DNA segment encodes these proteins:
- the hisC gene encoding histidinol-phosphate transaminase, which translates to MSVLDLARADIRALAPYSSARMEAQGGTVLLNANESSRSPNIPGGEGLNRYPDPQPRGLVETLAELYGSVSERVLVTRGSDEAIDLLTRAFCRAGQDAVLVSPPTFGMYAVCARIQGATVIESPLPADGALDADTLLAAVTDATKLVYVCSPNNPTGNLVDLPTIERIARALQGRAVLVVDEAYLEFSGTRSAVGLIDAYDHVTVLRTLSKAWSLAGARVGTLVAREEVIALLRRIIPPYPLPSPCVDAALGAVSYEGRRLQRHHVHEVLNERARMVVELAKQPGVRAVLPSHANFLAVRFDDAAGTYRRLLAAGVVVRDITKYPGLGDALRITVGTGNENDRVLAVLRAGA; encoded by the coding sequence ATGAGCGTGCTCGATCTTGCCCGCGCGGATATCCGCGCCCTCGCGCCTTACTCCAGCGCACGCATGGAAGCGCAGGGCGGTACGGTGCTGCTCAATGCCAACGAATCCTCGCGCTCGCCCAACATCCCCGGCGGCGAAGGCCTCAACCGCTATCCCGACCCGCAGCCACGCGGCCTCGTCGAAACGCTGGCCGAGTTGTACGGCAGCGTGAGCGAGCGCGTGCTGGTGACCCGCGGCAGCGACGAAGCCATCGACCTGCTTACCCGCGCGTTCTGCCGCGCCGGGCAGGACGCCGTCCTGGTGTCGCCGCCCACGTTCGGCATGTACGCCGTGTGTGCGCGTATCCAGGGGGCGACCGTCATCGAATCGCCCTTGCCGGCCGATGGCGCGCTGGATGCCGACACGTTGCTCGCCGCCGTCACCGATGCCACGAAGCTCGTCTACGTGTGCTCACCGAACAACCCCACCGGCAACCTGGTGGATCTGCCCACCATCGAGCGCATCGCGCGCGCGTTGCAGGGCAGGGCGGTGCTCGTGGTCGACGAGGCGTATCTCGAATTCAGCGGCACACGCAGCGCGGTGGGCCTGATCGACGCGTACGACCATGTGACCGTCCTGCGCACGCTGTCCAAGGCCTGGTCGCTGGCTGGCGCACGCGTCGGTACGCTGGTCGCGCGGGAAGAGGTGATCGCGCTGCTGCGCCGGATCATTCCGCCGTACCCGCTGCCGTCGCCGTGCGTGGACGCCGCGCTGGGTGCGGTGTCCTACGAAGGCCGCCGCCTGCAGCGGCATCACGTGCACGAGGTGCTCAACGAGCGCGCGCGCATGGTGGTCGAACTGGCGAAGCAGCCGGGCGTTCGCGCGGTGCTGCCTTCGCACGCCAATTTCCTGGCCGTCCGTTTCGACGATGCGGCCGGCACCTATCGCCGCCTGCTCGCCGCCGGCGTGGTGGTGCGTGACATCACGAAGTATCCCGGCCTGGGCGATGCCTTGCGTATCACGGTGGGCACGGGCAACGAGAACGACCGCGTGCTCGCGGTGCTGAGGGCAGGGGCATGA
- the hisD gene encoding histidinol dehydrogenase: protein MKRIDWTSLDDTARNAALARPMQSRAADLRQGVEAIVADVRARGDVALRELTARYDGTSLDDLAVTDAEFDAAEARLAPALKAAVREAAGRVDRFHRAAAPTEVAVDTAPGVRVERVLRPIRRVGLYVPAGGAPLPSTAIMLGVPAAIAGCREVVLCTPVQANGRCDDAVLFAARATGVHRVFKLGGAQAIAAMAYGTASVPRCDKLFGPGNAWVTEAKLQVAGDPAGAAIDMPAGPSEVLVVADAQANPSFIAADLLSQAEHGPDSQVLLVSPSADLLDRVEVEVERQRRELPRAEVAAVALSESRLVLVADLAEAIEVSNRYAPEHLIIQTADPRALLADVESAGSVFLGEWTPESLGDYCSGSNHVLPTYGYARSYSGVSVASFQKQVTVQEATAEGLRAIGPCAATLAEAEQLEAHRRAVTLRLAAMEAAA, encoded by the coding sequence ATGAAACGGATCGACTGGACCTCCCTCGACGACACCGCGCGTAACGCCGCCCTGGCGCGTCCCATGCAATCGCGCGCCGCCGACCTGCGCCAGGGCGTGGAAGCCATCGTGGCCGACGTCCGTGCACGGGGCGACGTGGCCCTGCGCGAACTCACCGCGCGCTACGACGGCACCTCCCTCGACGACCTCGCCGTCACCGACGCGGAATTCGACGCCGCCGAGGCGCGCTTGGCACCGGCGCTGAAAGCCGCGGTGCGCGAGGCCGCCGGCCGTGTCGATCGCTTCCATCGCGCGGCCGCGCCCACTGAGGTCGCAGTCGATACCGCGCCCGGTGTCCGCGTGGAGCGCGTGCTCCGACCCATCCGTCGCGTGGGTCTGTACGTGCCGGCCGGTGGCGCGCCGCTGCCCTCCACGGCGATCATGCTGGGCGTGCCGGCGGCCATCGCCGGTTGCCGCGAGGTGGTGCTGTGCACGCCGGTGCAGGCGAACGGGCGCTGCGACGATGCGGTGCTGTTCGCGGCGCGTGCGACGGGGGTGCATCGCGTGTTCAAGCTGGGCGGTGCGCAGGCGATCGCCGCCATGGCCTACGGCACCGCCTCGGTGCCGCGTTGCGACAAGCTGTTCGGGCCGGGCAACGCCTGGGTCACCGAAGCCAAGCTGCAGGTGGCCGGCGATCCCGCCGGCGCCGCCATCGACATGCCGGCCGGTCCGTCGGAGGTACTGGTGGTCGCCGACGCCCAGGCCAATCCGTCTTTCATCGCCGCCGACCTGCTCTCGCAGGCCGAGCATGGGCCGGATTCCCAGGTGCTGCTGGTCAGTCCGTCGGCCGACCTGCTCGATCGGGTCGAAGTGGAAGTGGAGCGTCAGCGCCGCGAACTGCCGCGTGCCGAGGTCGCCGCCGTGGCGCTGTCGGAGAGCCGACTCGTCCTCGTTGCCGATCTGGCCGAGGCGATCGAGGTCAGCAACCGTTACGCGCCGGAACACCTCATCATCCAGACGGCCGACCCGCGCGCGCTGCTCGCCGATGTGGAATCGGCCGGCTCGGTATTCCTCGGCGAATGGACGCCCGAATCCCTGGGCGACTATTGCAGCGGCAGCAACCATGTCCTGCCAACCTACGGCTACGCGCGCAGCTACAGCGGCGTGTCGGTGGCCAGCTTCCAGAAGCAGGTGACCGTGCAGGAAGCCACCGCCGAGGGCCTGCGTGCCATCGGTCCGTGCGCGGCGACGCTGGCGGAAGCCGAGCAACTGGAAGCACACCGCCGCGCGGTCACCCTGCGCCTCGCCGCCATGGAGGCCGCCGCATGA
- the hisF gene encoding imidazole glycerol phosphate synthase subunit HisF codes for MLSRRIVPCLDVRDGQVVKGVRFRDHVVVGEIVELALRYRDEGADELVFYDITASPEGRRVDRDWVERVAREIDIPFCVAGGIRSVDDAREVLHAGADKISINSPALERPALVAEIADAFGVQCVVVGVDSLRDDDGEWRVRQYTGDPSRTKALRKRTLDWIEEVQALGAGEIVLNCMGTDGVRRGYDIEQLSAARALSRVPLVASGGAGTPAHFTEVFRVADVDAALAASVFHSGDIGIPALKRELRAQGIEVRL; via the coding sequence ATGCTGAGCCGCCGCATCGTTCCATGCCTGGACGTGCGCGACGGCCAGGTGGTGAAGGGCGTGCGCTTTCGCGATCACGTGGTGGTCGGCGAGATCGTCGAGCTGGCCTTGCGCTACCGCGACGAAGGTGCCGACGAACTGGTGTTCTACGACATCACGGCCAGCCCCGAGGGTCGCCGCGTCGATCGCGACTGGGTCGAGCGCGTGGCGCGCGAGATCGACATCCCGTTCTGCGTCGCCGGTGGCATCCGCAGCGTCGACGACGCGCGCGAGGTATTGCACGCGGGTGCCGACAAGATCTCGATCAACTCGCCTGCGCTGGAGCGCCCGGCTCTCGTCGCCGAGATTGCCGATGCGTTCGGCGTGCAGTGCGTGGTGGTCGGCGTGGACAGCCTGCGCGACGACGACGGCGAATGGCGCGTGCGCCAGTACACCGGCGATCCCTCCCGTACGAAGGCGTTGCGCAAGCGCACGCTGGACTGGATCGAGGAAGTGCAGGCGCTGGGTGCCGGCGAGATCGTGCTCAACTGCATGGGCACCGATGGCGTGCGCCGTGGCTATGACATCGAACAGCTCAGCGCCGCGCGTGCCCTCAGCCGCGTGCCGTTGGTCGCGTCCGGCGGTGCCGGTACGCCGGCGCATTTCACCGAGGTGTTCCGCGTGGCGGACGTGGACGCGGCCCTGGCCGCCAGCGTGTTCCACAGCGGTGACATCGGCATTCCCGCCCTGAAGCGTGAACTGCGTGCGCAGGGCATCGAGGTAAGACTATGA
- the hisA gene encoding 1-(5-phosphoribosyl)-5-[(5-phosphoribosylamino)methylideneamino]imidazole-4-carboxamide isomerase has translation MTLPIPAIDLREGKVVRLYKGDYAQQTTFAFEPEALAARYADEGAGWLHVVDLDGARTGRFENLSTLAGIASSGRLKVQAGGGVRDEDGVRRLLDAGVQRVVVGSVAMRDPETVAAWIGRYGADRIVLALDTRFRDGLWKLPSAGWTADEERTLDDLVPWYQTAGARHLLCTDIDRDGTMTGPNLALYRHLATLAPGLDVQASGGVRSLDDIATLALQGVSGVILGRALLEGAFALPDAFAVADKASASC, from the coding sequence ATGACGTTACCCATTCCCGCGATCGACCTGCGCGAAGGCAAGGTCGTACGCCTGTACAAAGGCGATTACGCGCAGCAGACCACCTTCGCGTTCGAGCCCGAGGCGCTGGCTGCACGGTACGCCGACGAAGGGGCCGGCTGGCTGCATGTCGTCGACCTCGACGGTGCGCGTACCGGTCGCTTCGAAAACCTTTCTACCCTGGCCGGCATTGCCTCCAGCGGTCGGCTCAAGGTGCAGGCCGGCGGCGGCGTGCGCGACGAAGACGGCGTGCGTCGTCTGCTGGACGCCGGCGTGCAGCGCGTGGTGGTCGGCAGCGTGGCAATGCGCGACCCGGAGACCGTGGCCGCGTGGATCGGTCGCTACGGTGCCGATCGCATCGTGCTTGCCCTCGACACGCGTTTCCGTGACGGTCTCTGGAAGCTGCCCAGCGCGGGCTGGACCGCCGACGAAGAGCGCACCCTGGACGACCTGGTACCGTGGTACCAGACGGCGGGTGCGCGTCACCTGCTCTGCACCGACATCGACCGTGACGGCACGATGACCGGTCCGAACCTCGCCCTCTATCGTCACCTGGCCACGCTGGCGCCCGGCCTCGACGTGCAGGCGTCCGGCGGCGTGCGCTCGCTGGACGATATCGCCACGCTGGCGTTGCAGGGCGTGTCCGGGGTGATCCTCGGCCGTGCGTTGCTCGAGGGCGCCTTCGCGCTTCCCGACGCCTTCGCCGTGGCCGACAAGGCGAGCGCATCATGCTGA
- the hisIE gene encoding bifunctional phosphoribosyl-AMP cyclohydrolase/phosphoribosyl-ATP diphosphatase HisIE has protein sequence MSEMTTPDFAKGEGLLPAIVQHARTGEVLMLGYMDEAALAKTRELGLVTFFSRSKQRLWTKGETSGDTLTLVDLRIDCDADTLLVQAIPAGPTCHTGTTSCFGNDVAPSLGFLGELDALVASRHAERPEGSYTTTLFEGGIRRMAQKVGEEGVETALAAVAEDDDALIGEAADLVFHLMVVLRARGIGFDAIAARLAARHR, from the coding sequence ATGAGTGAGATGACGACACCCGATTTCGCCAAGGGTGAGGGCCTGTTGCCGGCCATCGTGCAACATGCGCGCACGGGCGAGGTATTGATGCTGGGCTACATGGACGAAGCCGCGCTGGCGAAGACACGCGAGCTCGGCCTGGTCACGTTCTTCAGCCGCAGCAAGCAACGCCTGTGGACCAAGGGCGAAACCTCCGGCGACACGCTGACGCTGGTCGATCTCCGGATCGATTGCGACGCCGACACCTTGCTGGTGCAGGCGATCCCGGCCGGTCCGACCTGTCACACCGGCACGACCAGCTGCTTCGGCAACGATGTGGCCCCGTCGCTGGGGTTCCTCGGCGAACTGGATGCCCTGGTCGCGTCACGCCACGCGGAGCGGCCGGAAGGCAGCTACACGACGACGCTGTTCGAAGGCGGTATCCGCCGGATGGCACAGAAGGTGGGCGAGGAGGGCGTCGAGACGGCCCTTGCGGCGGTCGCCGAAGACGACGACGCATTGATTGGCGAAGCCGCCGATCTGGTCTTCCACCTGATGGTGGTGCTGCGTGCCCGGGGCATCGGCTTCGATGCGATAGCCGCCAGGCTGGCCGCCCGCCACCGCTAA
- the hisG gene encoding ATP phosphoribosyltransferase produces MKPRDRLRIAMQKSGRLTEPAQDLLARCGLKFRQSRDKLFCFGEGEPVDLLLVRDDDIPGLIAEGVCDLGIVGRNVLREFQLSNPAAGTGIDELRSLGFGHCRLSIAVPQDDAYESPAQLAGQRIATSYPGLTGEWLRTHGIEATVFMLNGSVEIAPRLGTADAICDLVSSGATLVANQLREVAVVIESEAVLAGHAELPLDERGEIAELLLRRLDGVIQVRDSRLILMQAPRAALAEITRLLPGMPVPTLTPVDGAPDQVVLQALCAGSVSWRQLEDMKRAGARDMLVLPVEKMLA; encoded by the coding sequence ATGAAGCCGCGTGATCGACTGCGCATCGCCATGCAGAAATCGGGGCGGCTCACGGAGCCCGCCCAGGATCTGCTCGCTCGCTGCGGGCTCAAGTTCCGCCAGAGCCGCGACAAGCTGTTCTGCTTCGGCGAGGGCGAGCCGGTGGACCTGCTCCTGGTCCGTGACGATGACATCCCCGGCCTCATCGCCGAGGGGGTGTGTGACCTGGGCATCGTGGGCCGCAACGTGCTGCGCGAGTTCCAGCTGTCCAACCCGGCGGCCGGCACCGGCATCGACGAACTGCGCTCACTGGGCTTCGGCCACTGCCGGCTGTCCATCGCTGTGCCGCAGGACGATGCCTACGAGAGTCCCGCGCAGCTCGCCGGGCAGCGCATCGCCACGTCGTACCCCGGCCTCACCGGCGAATGGCTGCGCACGCATGGCATCGAGGCCACCGTGTTCATGCTCAACGGCTCGGTGGAAATCGCACCGCGCCTGGGTACCGCCGACGCCATCTGCGACCTGGTCTCCAGCGGCGCCACGCTGGTCGCCAACCAGCTGCGCGAAGTGGCCGTGGTGATCGAAAGCGAAGCCGTGCTGGCCGGCCATGCGGAACTGCCGCTGGATGAACGTGGTGAGATTGCCGAACTGCTGCTGCGCCGCCTGGACGGCGTGATCCAGGTGCGCGACTCGCGCCTGATCCTGATGCAGGCGCCGCGCGCGGCGCTGGCGGAGATCACCCGGCTGCTGCCGGGCATGCCGGTGCCGACCTTGACCCCGGTGGACGGCGCACCCGACCAGGTGGTGTTGCAGGCACTGTGCGCCGGGTCGGTGAGCTGGCGCCAGCTGGAAGACATGAAACGCGCCGGTGCCCGCGACATGCTGGTGCTGCCGGTGGAGAAGATGCTGGCATGA
- a CDS encoding pseudouridine synthase — protein MNAPQRSVLSLKRGENRTEEGPQLEERLHKVLANAGLGSRRMLEQRIQAGEVEVNGTVATIGASVHAGDRVTIDGKQFVVATDNRNDAEVLVYHKPEGVVTTREDTEGRPTVFEQLPRLKGARWVAVGRLDINTTGLLLLTTDGELANALMHPKSGLEREYLCRVHGEVPEETIERLKAGVELEDGPARFDEIATISRGGSHSWFRVTIREGRNREVRRLWDFAGFLVSRLKRIRYGTVELPRALRRGDCESLDETAIKELRERSGLGAPAPVLTLSAVVHQRRAPRHVTEYKPNAGGASAWSSGRHDEARELTAFDRLRDDNPRGGRGGRAGGGGAGGRGGQGGAPRREVNGNVARPERGGNTAGGPQRKRRVAPGQELPGVRTWFAGDSRTGGGNAGNATGNGAGNRGPRPGGRSGGNTGNAGAGGGYGNTGSGGGYGNRAAGTGGNRAASPGGNRAAGPSGNRAAGPARDGNRAAPGGGGGARFEGGGNRGGRPGGGGNAGNRAGGGGGNRTGGGPRAGGGGGGNRGPRPGGGGGGNRGGGAGGGNRSGNR, from the coding sequence ATGAATGCGCCGCAACGTTCCGTACTCAGTTTGAAGCGCGGTGAGAACCGCACCGAAGAAGGCCCGCAGCTCGAAGAGCGCCTGCACAAGGTCCTGGCCAACGCGGGCCTCGGCTCGCGCCGCATGCTCGAGCAGCGCATCCAGGCCGGTGAGGTCGAGGTCAACGGCACCGTCGCCACCATCGGCGCCAGCGTGCATGCCGGCGACCGCGTGACGATCGACGGCAAGCAGTTCGTCGTCGCCACCGACAACCGCAACGACGCCGAAGTGCTGGTCTACCACAAGCCGGAAGGCGTGGTGACCACGCGCGAGGACACCGAGGGCCGTCCCACCGTGTTCGAACAGCTGCCGCGCCTGAAGGGTGCGCGCTGGGTGGCCGTGGGTCGCCTGGACATCAACACGACCGGCCTGCTCCTGCTCACCACGGATGGCGAACTGGCCAACGCGCTGATGCATCCCAAGAGCGGGCTCGAGCGCGAATACCTCTGCCGCGTGCACGGCGAAGTGCCCGAAGAGACCATCGAGCGCCTGAAGGCCGGCGTCGAACTCGAAGACGGCCCCGCCCGCTTCGACGAGATCGCCACGATCAGCCGCGGCGGCAGCCATAGCTGGTTCCGCGTGACCATCCGTGAGGGTCGCAATCGGGAAGTCCGCCGCTTGTGGGATTTCGCCGGCTTCCTGGTCAGCCGCCTCAAGCGCATCCGCTACGGCACCGTCGAGCTGCCGCGCGCGCTGCGCCGCGGCGACTGCGAATCGCTGGACGAAACCGCCATCAAGGAACTGCGCGAGCGGTCCGGCCTGGGCGCTCCCGCGCCGGTGCTGACGCTGAGCGCCGTGGTGCACCAGCGCCGCGCGCCGCGCCATGTCACCGAATACAAGCCGAACGCCGGTGGCGCCAGCGCCTGGAGCTCGGGCCGTCACGACGAAGCCCGCGAGCTGACCGCGTTCGATCGCCTGCGCGACGATAACCCGCGCGGCGGCCGTGGTGGTCGTGCGGGCGGCGGCGGTGCCGGCGGCCGTGGCGGCCAGGGCGGCGCCCCGCGTCGCGAGGTCAACGGCAACGTGGCGCGTCCGGAACGCGGTGGCAATACCGCCGGCGGCCCGCAGCGCAAGCGTCGCGTCGCACCGGGCCAGGAACTGCCGGGCGTGCGCACCTGGTTCGCGGGCGACTCGCGTACGGGCGGCGGCAATGCAGGCAATGCAACGGGCAACGGCGCGGGCAACCGTGGTCCGCGTCCCGGTGGCCGCAGCGGTGGCAACACCGGTAACGCGGGTGCCGGTGGCGGCTACGGCAATACCGGCAGCGGTGGCGGGTACGGCAACCGCGCCGCGGGCACCGGTGGCAATCGCGCCGCGAGTCCGGGTGGCAATCGTGCGGCCGGTCCGAGTGGCAACCGTGCCGCCGGTCCCGCCCGCGACGGCAACCGTGCCGCCCCGGGTGGCGGCGGTGGCGCGCGCTTCGAAGGCGGCGGCAATCGCGGCGGTCGTCCCGGCGGCGGCGGCAACGCCGGCAACCGTGCAGGCGGCGGCGGTGGCAATCGCACCGGCGGCGGCCCGCGTGCGGGTGGCGGTGGCGGTGGCAACCGTGGCCCGCGTCCGGGCGGCGGCGGCGGTGGCAATCGCGGCGGCGGTGCCGGTGGCGGCAACCGCAGCGGTAACCGGTAA
- a CDS encoding segregation and condensation protein A, translated as MPLALVRGQPVLHMPQDLYIPPDALEVILESFEGPLDLLLYLIRRQNLDILDIPVAEITRQYMDYIEMMREVMRLELAAEYLLMAAILAEIKSRLLLPRPPAEEGLEDDPRAELVRRLQEYERFKRAAADIDELPRLERDTAVVHAFVGEHTVVRVPPPLDLREMLLALKDVLGRADLFTHHAIQREPLSVRQRMGDLLGTLSEGGGFRRFETLFDVSEGRLGVVVTFLAMLELAKEMLIEIVQEEALGPIYLKTKVQTEAAREEALA; from the coding sequence ATGCCCCTTGCGCTGGTGCGCGGGCAACCCGTGCTGCACATGCCCCAGGACCTGTACATCCCACCGGACGCGCTCGAGGTCATCCTCGAATCGTTCGAAGGTCCGCTGGACCTGCTGCTTTACCTGATCCGCCGGCAGAATCTGGACATCCTCGACATCCCCGTCGCCGAAATCACCCGGCAGTACATGGATTACATCGAGATGATGCGCGAGGTGATGCGCCTGGAGCTGGCGGCGGAATACCTGCTGATGGCCGCCATCCTCGCGGAGATCAAATCCCGGCTGCTGCTGCCGAGACCTCCCGCGGAAGAAGGCCTGGAAGACGACCCCCGCGCCGAACTGGTCCGGCGGTTGCAGGAGTACGAACGCTTCAAGAGGGCCGCGGCGGATATCGACGAGCTGCCCCGGCTGGAACGCGACACGGCGGTGGTCCACGCCTTCGTAGGCGAGCACACCGTGGTCCGGGTGCCGCCGCCGCTGGACCTCAGGGAGATGTTGCTCGCGCTCAAGGACGTGCTGGGACGCGCCGACCTGTTCACGCACCATGCGATCCAGCGCGAGCCGCTCAGCGTCCGCCAGCGCATGGGCGACCTGCTAGGCACGCTGAGCGAAGGTGGCGGCTTCCGCCGGTTTGAAACGCTGTTCGACGTCAGCGAAGGCCGACTCGGTGTAGTGGTCACCTTCCTGGCCATGCTCGAGCTGGCAAAAGAAATGCTCATCGAGATCGTTCAGGAGGAGGCTCTCGGGCCGATCTACCTGAAGACGAAGGTACAGACGGAGGCCGCGCGCGAAGAAGCGCTCGCCTGA
- the hisB gene encoding bifunctional histidinol-phosphatase/imidazoleglycerol-phosphate dehydratase HisB, which produces MSRKILFVDRDGCLIEEPADQQIDSYEKLALLPGVIAALQRCVAAGYELVMVTNQDGLGTPSFPQETFDGPHALLLRILASQGITFREQLIDRSFPHEHRDTRKPGVGLARHWLADDGWSRAQSAMVGDRETDLAFAANMGVRGFRVGPEGISWAELVHALLDAPRTAEVVRKTKETSITVAVDLDRVADPVVHTGLGFFDHMLEQIGKHGGFALQLRCDGDTHIDEHHTIEDSALALGQALKQALGDKRGIGRYGFALPMDESAARAELDLSGRPYFVFDGQFPRERVGDIPTELVPHFFRSLCETLGANLHLTVHGDNAHHMVEGCFKVVARTLRQAIRREGSELPSTKGSL; this is translated from the coding sequence ATGAGCCGCAAGATCCTTTTCGTCGACCGCGACGGCTGCCTGATCGAGGAGCCGGCCGACCAGCAGATCGACAGCTACGAGAAGCTGGCGTTGCTGCCGGGCGTGATCGCCGCGCTGCAGCGTTGCGTGGCCGCCGGCTACGAGTTGGTCATGGTCACCAACCAGGATGGCTTGGGCACGCCGTCGTTCCCGCAGGAAACCTTCGACGGTCCGCATGCCTTGCTGCTGCGTATCCTCGCCTCGCAGGGCATCACCTTCCGCGAACAGCTGATCGACCGCAGCTTTCCGCACGAGCACCGCGACACGCGCAAGCCGGGCGTCGGGCTCGCACGCCACTGGCTCGCCGACGACGGCTGGAGCCGGGCGCAGTCGGCCATGGTCGGTGACCGCGAGACCGACCTGGCCTTTGCCGCGAACATGGGGGTGCGTGGCTTCCGCGTCGGGCCGGAAGGCATCAGCTGGGCCGAACTGGTCCACGCCTTGCTCGATGCCCCGCGCACCGCCGAGGTGGTACGCAAGACGAAGGAGACATCCATCACCGTCGCCGTCGATCTCGACCGCGTCGCCGATCCCGTCGTGCACACCGGCCTGGGCTTCTTCGATCACATGCTCGAGCAGATCGGCAAGCATGGCGGTTTCGCCCTGCAACTGCGCTGCGATGGCGACACGCACATCGACGAGCACCACACCATCGAGGACTCCGCGCTGGCGCTGGGCCAGGCCCTGAAACAGGCGCTCGGCGACAAGCGTGGCATCGGCCGCTACGGTTTCGCGTTGCCGATGGACGAGAGCGCGGCGCGTGCGGAACTGGATCTTTCGGGTCGTCCGTATTTCGTCTTCGACGGCCAGTTCCCGCGTGAGCGCGTCGGCGACATACCGACCGAGCTGGTGCCGCATTTCTTCCGTTCGCTGTGCGAGACGCTGGGTGCCAACTTGCACCTCACGGTGCACGGCGACAACGCGCACCACATGGTCGAAGGCTGCTTCAAGGTCGTCGCCCGTACACTGCGCCAGGCCATCCGCCGCGAGGGGTCGGAATTGCCCAGCACGAAAGGAAGCCTGTGA
- the hisH gene encoding imidazole glycerol phosphate synthase subunit HisH, with amino-acid sequence MRVVLVDAGGTNIGSVRYALQRLGTDAALTSDADRIRAATHVILPGVGAAAPGMRMLREAGLVEVMRGLTQPVLGVCLGMQLLCARSEEGDTECLGVIPATVRRFDEQPGLRVPHMGWNTLRATRGHRLTDGLREGDAAYFVHSYAVPTGDYTLASSEHGMPFSAVVASGNFMGMQFHPERSAGVGAQLLRNFLSL; translated from the coding sequence ATGCGCGTGGTCCTGGTCGACGCGGGCGGCACGAATATCGGTTCGGTGCGTTACGCGCTGCAGCGCCTGGGCACGGACGCGGCGCTGACCTCGGACGCCGACCGCATTCGCGCCGCCACGCATGTGATCCTGCCCGGTGTCGGTGCCGCCGCGCCCGGCATGCGCATGTTGCGCGAGGCCGGTCTGGTCGAGGTGATGCGCGGCCTGACCCAGCCGGTGCTCGGCGTCTGCCTCGGCATGCAGTTGCTGTGCGCGCGTTCGGAAGAGGGCGATACCGAATGCCTTGGCGTGATCCCGGCCACGGTGCGGCGCTTCGACGAGCAGCCGGGCCTGCGCGTGCCGCACATGGGGTGGAACACCCTGCGCGCGACCCGCGGCCACCGCCTCACCGATGGCCTGCGCGAAGGCGACGCCGCTTATTTCGTCCACAGCTATGCCGTCCCCACGGGTGACTACACGCTGGCGTCCAGCGAGCACGGCATGCCGTTCTCCGCCGTCGTCGCGTCCGGCAACTTCATGGGTATGCAGTTCCACCCCGAGCGTTCAGCGGGTGTCGGCGCCCAACTCCTGCGGAATTTTCTCTCGCTATGA
- the scpB gene encoding SMC-Scp complex subunit ScpB encodes MQPEQLKPIVEAALLASTQPMTVAQLKAIFAEEDEVTDDDLVVALASLTHDTDNRGVELKEVATGWRYQVRREVHPWVSRMWAEKPSRYSRALLETLALIAYRQPITRPEIEQIRGVVVSSNIIKTLEEREWIRIVGHRDVPGKPALFGTTRLFLDYFNLKSLDALPPLSEIRDLEELNPQLRLGDADGVPAKASLPTDLPVDVDDESPTNPEPTDDVVAEAPTIDHTAVETAPDEGVDVDVANHMPAGDDDVAAASPTADEAENPAGDVVDDARKDTEESRA; translated from the coding sequence ATGCAACCCGAACAACTCAAACCCATCGTGGAAGCGGCGCTGCTTGCGTCGACCCAACCGATGACGGTCGCGCAGTTGAAGGCGATCTTCGCCGAAGAGGATGAAGTCACCGACGACGATCTGGTCGTCGCCCTGGCCTCCCTCACGCACGACACCGACAATCGCGGTGTGGAACTGAAGGAAGTAGCCACCGGCTGGCGCTACCAGGTCCGCCGCGAAGTGCACCCCTGGGTCTCGCGGATGTGGGCCGAAAAACCCAGCCGCTACTCGCGCGCCCTGCTGGAAACCCTGGCGCTGATCGCCTACCGCCAGCCCATCACGCGTCCGGAGATCGAACAGATTCGTGGCGTGGTGGTGTCCTCGAACATCATCAAGACGCTGGAAGAACGTGAGTGGATCCGCATCGTCGGCCACCGCGACGTACCCGGCAAGCCGGCCCTGTTCGGCACCACCCGGCTCTTCCTCGATTACTTCAACCTGAAATCGCTGGACGCCCTGCCCCCGCTTTCCGAGATTCGCGACCTGGAGGAGCTCAACCCGCAGCTTCGCCTGGGCGACGCGGACGGCGTTCCCGCCAAGGCGTCCCTGCCGACCGATCTTCCGGTCGACGTGGACGACGAAAGCCCCACGAATCCCGAACCCACCGATGATGTCGTGGCCGAAGCCCCGACGATCGACCACACCGCCGTGGAGACCGCGCCCGACGAGGGCGTCGATGTCGACGTGGCGAACCACATGCCTGCCGGCGACGACGACGTCGCCGCGGCTTCCCCCACTGCCGACGAGGCAGAGAACCCCGCAGGCGACGTCGTCGACGACGCCCGCAAAGATACCGAGGAGTCACGCGCATGA